The Elaeis guineensis isolate ETL-2024a chromosome 13, EG11, whole genome shotgun sequence genome includes a region encoding these proteins:
- the LOC105055899 gene encoding L-type lectin-domain containing receptor kinase SIT2-like, whose amino-acid sequence MLMRTVLWLLLILVVTSEDEFTFDGFNNTNLSLDGIASISDGLLRLTNATRQTKGQAFYPIPFQFREKSSGRTLSFSTSFVFAIVSEFSDISTFGFTFCIAPTERLSGDLGQYLGLLNLKNDGNSSNHIVAVEFDTTQNPEFSDIDDNHVGIDVNEMRSLNSHTAGYFSNGDGKFNNLSIISGDPMQVWVEYDSGNMRFNITLAPLSLSKPNLPLLSSTINLSKIILDTMYVGFTASEGNILTTYYILGWSFKINGEAQPLNLARLPSLPRKTYKAKSKTMVIWLPISMSILVLATILVITHLVMRKKKFAEILEDWEQEYGPQRFTYKDLYRATNGFKDEGLLGAGGFGRVYRGVLPTSKAEVAVKRISHESRQGVRQFIAEIVSLGQLRHRNLVRLQGYCRRKGELLLVYDFMPNGSLDKFLFNQAAFGLGWSQRFQIIKGVASGLLYLHEDWEKVVIHRDIKASNVLLDSEFNGRLGDFGLARLYDHGTNPQTTHIVGTIGYLAPELTKTGKATKNTDVFAFGTFLLEIACGKRPIEPQRQGDDILLVDWVLEKWQKGAILETSDPRMGSEYVVEEVELVLKLGLLCCHPLAGARPSMMQVMQFLDGDVPLPELSPANLSAEVWASLQDEGFDNYVMLYFSSEGTMSFISEGR is encoded by the coding sequence ATGCTTATGAGAACTGTGCTCTGGTTACTCCTAATTCTCGTAGTCACCAGCGAAGATGAATTCACCTTTGATGGCTTCAACAATACGAACCTTAGCTTGGATGGCATAGCAAGCATATCTGATGGGCTTCTCAGGTTAACCAATGCCACCCGGCAAACCAAAGGTCAGGCCTTCTACCCCATCCCTTTTCAGTTTAGAGAGAAATCCTCTGGTAGAACTCTGTCTTTCTCTACCTCCTTTGTGTTTGCCATTGTTTCTGAGTTTTCCGACATCAGCACTTTTGGGTTTACATTCTGTATAGCACCTACTGAAAGGCTCTCTGGAGATCTAGGCCAATACTTGGGTCTGCTCAATCTGAAGAACGATGGCAACTCATCGAACCATATTGTTGCCGTGGAATTCGACACAACTCAGAACCCCGAATTCTCGGATATTGATGACAACCATGTTGGCATCGATGTCAATGAGATGAGATCACTGAATTCCCACACTGCCGGCTATTTTTCTAATGGTGATGGCAAATTTAACAATCTTAGCATTATAAGTGGGGATCCCATGCAAGTTTGGGTAGAATATGATAGTGGAAATATGCGATTTAATATCACCCTAGCTCCTCTTAGTCTTTCTAAACCCAACCTTCCTCTCCTGTCCTCCACCATCAATCTTTCCAAAATAATTTTGGACACCATGTATGTGGGTTTCACTGCAAGTGAGGGTAATATCCTAACAACTTATTATATCCTTGGGTGGAGCTTCAAGATCAATGGGGAAGCTCAGCCTCTCAATCTTGCAAGGCTGCCTTCACTCCCACGCAAAACTTATAAAGCAAAATCAAAGACTATGGTGATATGGTTGCCAATATCTATGTCAATCCTTGTGTTAGCTACAATATTGGTCATTACACACTTGGTGATGAGGAAGAAAAAGTTTGCGGAGATACTTGAAGATTGGGAGCAGGAGTATGGACCTCAAAGATTCACATACAAAGATCTCTATAGAGCTACAAATGGCTTCAAGGACGAAGGTCTTCTTGGGGCTGGTGGATTTGGTAGGGTCTATCGAGGGGTCTTGCCAACTTCCAAAGCTGAAGTCGCAGTTAAAAGAATCTCTCATGAATCAAGGCAGGGAGTGAGACAATTCATAGCGGAGATTGTAAGCCTTGGCCAGCTCCGACATCGGAACCTTGTTCGACTCCAAGGATATTGTCGACGGAAAGGAGAGCTGCTCCTTGTCTATGACTTCATGCCCAATGGCAGCTTGGACAAGTTTCTGTTCAACCAAGCTGCATTTGGCCTTGGCTGGAGTCAAAGATTCCAAATCATCAAAGGTGTGGCATCAGGCCTCCTATATCTTCATGAAGATTGGGAGAAAGTAGTAATTCACAGAGACATCAAGGCCAGCAATGTATTACTGGACAGCGAATTCAATGGAAGGTTAGGTGACTTTGGCCTTGCCAGACTATACGATCATGGAACTAATCCTCAGACTACACATATAGTTGGAACTATAGGATATCTTGCACCAGAACTCACTAAGACTGGCAAGGCAACTAAAAACACTGATGTGTTTGCTTTTGGCACATTCCTTCTTGAAATTGCTTGTGGAAAGAGGCCAATAGAGCCACAAAGACAAGGAGATGACATACTTTTGGTGGACTGGGTGCTGGAGAAGTGGCAGAAGGGTGCAATTCTTGAAACTAGTGACCCAAGAATGGGCAGCGAGTATGTGGTAGAGGAAGTGGAATTGGTTTTGAAGCTAGGCTTGCTCTGTTGTCACCCCCTGGCTGGCGCTAGGCCAAGCATGATGCAGGTAATGCAGTTTTTGGATGGGGATGTTCCTCTCCCGGAGTTGTCACCTGCTAATCTGAGTGCTGAAGTCTGGGCATCACTCCAGGATGAAGGCTTTGACAATTATGTAATGTTGTATTTCTCATCAGAGGGCACTATGTCATTTATTTCTGAAGGCCGATGa
- the LOC105055957 gene encoding LOW QUALITY PROTEIN: L-type lectin-domain containing receptor kinase SIT2-like (The sequence of the model RefSeq protein was modified relative to this genomic sequence to represent the inferred CDS: inserted 1 base in 1 codon) gives MLLKILAWSLLLNLVASSKDTFTLNGFQRANLSLDGSASIFPNGLLMLTRLSRHLKGHAFFPVPLRFKKSQAGKVESFSTMFVFALIPEYPNMGGSGFTFTLCPSTNFSGAFANQFFGLFNMKNNGELSNHILAVEFDTAQNPDLKDINNNHVGIDINSLISNESHTAGYVSDDHNLEFKNLTLISGEPIQAWIEYDGIKMQLNVTLAPLNMSKPNLPLLSCNVNLSSIILDSMYVGFSSATSNIMSYHYILGWTFKMNGKAPALNLSSLPSLPPRTLSAGNKKQQHLTLWLPLAVSTVILMSFAAIILYRKRKNKFAELLEDWELDFGPQRFLYKDLFKATKGFKDKYLLGVGGFGQVFRGVLHNSKIEVAVKRVKHESREVREFITEMASISQLRHRNLVQLLGYCRRKGELLLIYDYMPNGSLDKLLFEQPKSMLNWSQRFRIIKGVASXLLYLHEDCEKVVIHRDIKASNVLLDSEFNGRLGDFGLARLYDHGTDPKTTHVVGTMGYIAPELARTSKATTRSDVFAFGAFVLEVACGRRPIEPSEQAEEQILVDWVFKNWRRGAILETSDPRLEGNYVVEEMELVLKLGLLCSHPMPAARPSMRQVTQFLEGNFPLPELSHIDSIAGSLVSIQSEEFGNCNIMLYPSLVTIESVQSIGE, from the exons ATGCTGCTGAAAATTTTGGCTTGGTCTCTCCTCCTGAATCTCGTGGCCTCAAGCAAAGACACTTTTACTCTCAACGGATTCCAGAGGGCTAATCTAAGCCTGGATGGTTCTGCCTCTATATTTCCCAATGGCCTTCTGATGCTGACCAGACTGAGTAGGCATCTAAAAGGCCATGCCTTCTTCCCTGTCCCTCTTCGCTTCAAGAAGTCACAGGCCGGTAAGGTTGAATCCTTCTCTACAATGTTTGTCTTTGCACTCATCCCTGAGTACCCTAACATGGGTGGCAGTGGTTTCACCTTTACTCTCTGTCCCAGTACCAACTTTTCTGGAGCTTTTGCTAACCAATTCTTTGGCCTTTTCAACATGAAGAACAATGGTGAATTATCAAATCATATTCTGGCAGTTGAGTTTGACACAGCGCAAAACCCAGATCTCAAAGACATTAATAACAACCATGTTGGAATTGATATCAATAGCTTGATATCTAATGAATCTCACACTGCAGGTTATGTTTCTGATGATCATAATCTTGAGTTTAAGAACCTAACTCTTATAAGTGGCGAACCGATTCAAGCTTGGATAGAGTATGATGGCATCAAAATGCAACTTAATGTAACATTAGCTCCTCTCAACATGTCTAAACCCAATCTTCCTCTCCTATCTTGCAATGTCAATCTTTCAAGCATAATATTAGATTCCATGTATGTGGGGTTCTCTTCAGCTACAAGTAACATTATGTCATACCATTACATTCTTGGGTGGACCTTTAAGATGAATGGAAAAGCTCCAGCACTGAATCTTTCTAGTCTTCCTTCGCTGCCACCACGAACACTAAGTGCAGGCAACAAGAAACAACAGCATTTGACATTGTGGCTACCATTAGCGGTCTCAACAGTCATTCTAATGAGCTTTGCAGCCATCATATTGTATAGAAAGAGGAAGAACAAGTTTGCCGAGCTACTCGAAGACTGGGAGCTTGATTTTGGACCACAAAGATTCTTGTACAAGGATCTTTTTAAAGCAACTAAGGGCTTCAAGGATAAATATCTTCTAGGAGTGGGAGGTTTCGGTCAGGTTTTTAGAGGGGTATTGCACAATTCCAAAATCGAAGTTGCAGTCAAAAGAGTTAAGCATGAATCAAGAGAAGTTCGAGAGTTTATAACTGAGATGGCAAGCATCAGTCAACTCCGGCATCGGAACTTGGTGCAGCTACTGGGGTACTGTCGGCGCAAAGGTGAGCTCCTCTTAATTTATGACTACATGCCTAATGGCAGCCTCGACAAGCTCCTCTTTGAACAGCCTAAATCCATGCTCAATTGGAGTCAAAGGTTTCGAATCATCAAAGGAGTAGCTT GCCTCCTCTatttgcatgaagattgtgagaagGTAGTAATTCACAGAGACATCAAAGCTAGTAATGTATTGCTTGATAGTGAATTTAATGGAAGGCTAGGCGATTTTGGCCTAGCTAGATTATACGATCATGGGACTGATCCCAAAACCACTCATGTTGTTGGAACTATGGGCTATATCGCACCAGAGCTTGCTAGGACAAGCAAGGCCACCACAAGGTCTGATGTGTTTGCTTTTGGAGCATTTGTTCTTGAGGTTGCTTGTGGGAGAAGGCCAATCGAGCCAAGTGAACAAGCAGAGGAGCAGATTTTGGTGGACTGGGTGTTTAAGAATTGGCGAAGGGGAGCTATCCTTGAGACAAGTGACCCAAGATTGGAGGGTAACTATGTGGTAGAAGAAATGGAGCTGGTTTTGAAGCTTGGATTACTTTGCTCACACCCAATGCCTGCTGCCAGGCCGAGCATGAGGCAAGTGACACAATTCTTGGAGGGCAACTTTCCCCTCCCAGAGCTCTCTCATATTGATTCAATTGCTGGCAGCTTGGTGTCAATCCAAAGTGAAGAGTTTGGTAATTGCAACATTATGCTGTATCCTTCCTTGGTGACTATTGAATCAGTACAATCCATAGGCGAATAA